The Amycolatopsis sp. 195334CR genome window below encodes:
- a CDS encoding ribose-5-phosphate isomerase, with translation MRIVVAADNAGAELKNQLRDLLRADGRVAEVTDLGVPDAADERPYPELGLAAAEVVARGEADRGVLVCGTGIGVAISANKVPGVRATVVHDSYSAERSVKSNDCQIITFGARVIGPELAKKIVGEWLDYRFDPESASAGKVARITAYEQAHSS, from the coding sequence ATGAGGATCGTGGTCGCCGCCGACAACGCGGGCGCGGAGCTGAAGAACCAGCTGCGTGATCTGTTGCGGGCCGACGGGCGGGTGGCCGAGGTGACCGACCTCGGTGTGCCGGACGCCGCCGACGAGCGGCCGTACCCGGAACTCGGACTGGCCGCCGCCGAGGTGGTGGCCCGGGGTGAGGCCGATCGCGGGGTGCTGGTGTGCGGGACCGGGATCGGCGTGGCTATTTCCGCGAACAAGGTGCCGGGGGTGCGGGCCACCGTGGTGCACGACTCCTACTCCGCCGAGCGCTCGGTGAAGTCGAACGACTGCCAGATCATCACCTTCGGCGCCCGGGTGATCGGGCCGGAGCTGGCGAAGAAGATCGTCGGTGAGTGGCTGGACTACCGCTTCGACCCGGAGTCGGCCAGCGCCGGCAAGGTCGCCCGCATCACCGCTTATGAGCAGGCCCATTCGTCCTGA
- a CDS encoding 2-hydroxyacid dehydrogenase — protein MRILAAGDEFVGTDLLKHAVRAELGTEPAFSELSLPWPVVPFGPVGGVNEASGTEEQVIEALAGAEVAVTQMAPFTKAVFAAAPELKLVSVSRGGPVNVDLAAATEAGVAVTYAPGRNAGAAAEFAVGMILAAMRRLATSSAELLAGNWRGDYYAYDRTGIELDGSTVGLVGYGAIGSRVTKVLVAFGARVLVSDPYADPAAIKADGAVPTDLDELLRASQVVSLHARLTEETHHLIDAEKLALLPHGAVLINTARGGLLDYAPLPELLRSGKLGALGLDVYDVEPPPADWALRDAPNVIATPHLAGASRQTAERAAQIVAAEVGRYVRGESLAHVANPEVLG, from the coding sequence GTGCGCATTCTCGCCGCAGGAGACGAGTTCGTCGGCACCGATCTGCTCAAGCACGCGGTGCGCGCCGAGCTGGGCACCGAGCCCGCGTTCAGCGAGCTGTCGCTGCCCTGGCCGGTGGTGCCGTTCGGCCCGGTGGGCGGGGTGAACGAAGCCAGTGGCACCGAGGAGCAGGTGATCGAGGCGCTGGCCGGTGCCGAGGTCGCGGTCACCCAGATGGCGCCGTTCACCAAGGCGGTGTTCGCCGCCGCGCCGGAGTTGAAGCTGGTGTCGGTGAGCCGGGGCGGTCCGGTGAACGTGGACTTGGCCGCGGCCACCGAAGCCGGGGTCGCGGTCACCTACGCGCCCGGCCGCAACGCCGGTGCCGCCGCGGAATTCGCCGTCGGCATGATCCTGGCGGCGATGCGCCGGCTGGCCACCTCCTCGGCCGAACTGCTGGCGGGGAACTGGCGCGGGGACTACTACGCCTACGACAGGACCGGGATCGAGCTGGACGGCAGCACGGTCGGGCTGGTCGGGTACGGCGCGATCGGCTCACGGGTGACCAAGGTGCTGGTGGCCTTCGGGGCCCGGGTGCTGGTGTCCGACCCGTATGCCGATCCGGCGGCGATCAAGGCCGACGGTGCGGTACCCACCGACCTGGACGAACTGCTGCGGGCCAGCCAGGTGGTCAGCCTGCATGCCCGGCTCACCGAAGAGACACACCACCTGATCGACGCGGAGAAGCTGGCTCTGCTGCCGCACGGCGCGGTGCTGATCAACACCGCGCGTGGCGGCCTGCTGGACTACGCGCCGCTGCCGGAGTTGCTGCGCTCCGGGAAGCTGGGCGCACTGGGGCTGGACGTGTACGACGTGGAGCCGCCACCCGCGGACTGGGCGTTGCGAGACGCGCCGAACGTTATCGCCACCCCGCACCTGGCTGGAGCGAGCAGGCAGACCGCTGAGCGCGCGGCCCAGATCGTGGCGGCCGAGGTCGGCCGGTACGTGCGTGGTGAAAGCCTGGCGCACGTGGCCAACCCCGAAGTGCTTGGTTGA
- a CDS encoding FGGY-family carbohydrate kinase, protein MTGRIIGVDIGTSLTKAVVFDDAGVSIVDACTPSEVRHLPGGRVEQDLEQVIGTVATVVREVVGRLDEPVEALALTGQGDGLWLRDADGRPVRPALSWLDGRANSLVAKWQAEGVAREIYRRTGSGVFPGCHAPLLSYLDKHEPESLDRAAVAGYCVDAVVQRLTGEITVDVSDASLPFLDPMTRRYDEGAIEACGLGHRRGLLVEPAPGPSVFRLNQAGAELLGLPVGLPVTAGPFDLPASAIGAGVREPGDGILTAGTTLACQVLTRDVTWDREGEPAGMFLATPAEHDYLRAMPAMVGTAGIDWICGLLGIGVEQIGGLLAESTPGAGRVRALPFLSASGERAPFVDSSARAQFAGLSLESTRADLVRALCESIAYAARHCFESAGLSGTLYACGGGVRSAEWTQIFADVLGRPIVIPSDPGVGARGAVLTAAESLGRPFDVELWASNSRTVRVRPENADVYQQGYGEYLESLGSARALWRL, encoded by the coding sequence ATGACCGGGCGCATCATCGGAGTGGACATCGGCACCTCGCTGACCAAGGCGGTGGTGTTCGACGACGCTGGCGTGTCCATTGTGGACGCGTGTACCCCGTCGGAGGTCCGACACCTGCCCGGCGGGCGGGTGGAGCAGGACCTGGAGCAGGTGATCGGCACCGTGGCCACGGTGGTCCGCGAGGTAGTGGGCCGGTTGGACGAGCCGGTCGAGGCGTTGGCGCTGACCGGCCAGGGCGACGGGCTGTGGCTGCGTGACGCCGACGGCCGGCCGGTGCGGCCCGCGCTGTCCTGGCTGGACGGGCGGGCGAACTCGCTGGTCGCCAAGTGGCAGGCCGAAGGAGTGGCGAGGGAGATCTACCGCCGCACCGGTTCCGGGGTGTTCCCCGGGTGCCACGCGCCATTGCTGTCCTATTTGGACAAGCATGAGCCGGAGTCGCTGGACCGGGCCGCGGTGGCCGGGTACTGCGTGGATGCCGTGGTGCAGCGGCTGACCGGGGAGATTACCGTCGACGTCTCCGATGCGTCGCTGCCCTTTCTCGACCCGATGACCAGGCGCTATGACGAAGGCGCCATCGAAGCCTGCGGCCTCGGGCACCGGCGTGGCCTGCTGGTTGAGCCCGCGCCGGGCCCGTCGGTGTTCCGGCTGAACCAGGCGGGCGCGGAACTGCTCGGGCTGCCGGTCGGGCTGCCGGTCACCGCCGGGCCGTTCGACCTGCCGGCCAGTGCCATCGGCGCCGGGGTGCGCGAACCGGGCGACGGCATCCTGACCGCGGGCACCACGCTGGCCTGCCAGGTGCTCACCAGGGACGTCACCTGGGATCGCGAAGGCGAGCCGGCCGGCATGTTCCTGGCCACGCCCGCCGAACACGACTACCTGCGGGCGATGCCCGCGATGGTCGGCACCGCGGGCATCGACTGGATCTGCGGGCTGCTGGGGATCGGCGTCGAGCAGATCGGCGGGCTGCTCGCGGAGAGCACCCCGGGCGCCGGACGGGTGCGGGCCCTGCCGTTCCTGTCCGCGTCCGGGGAGCGCGCTCCGTTTGTCGACTCCTCGGCGCGGGCGCAGTTCGCCGGGCTGAGCCTGGAGAGCACCCGCGCCGATCTCGTGCGGGCGCTGTGCGAGTCGATCGCTTACGCGGCAAGGCATTGCTTCGAGTCCGCCGGGTTGTCCGGCACGTTGTACGCCTGCGGTGGCGGGGTGCGCTCGGCCGAATGGACGCAGATCTTCGCCGACGTGCTGGGGCGGCCGATCGTCATTCCGAGCGATCCCGGGGTGGGCGCGCGGGGTGCGGTGCTCACCGCGGCGGAATCGCTCGGGCGGCCCTTCGATGTGGAACTCTGGGCGTCGAACTCGCGCACCGTGCGGGTGCGTCCGGAAAACGCCGACGTCTACCAGCAGGGGTACGGGGAGTACCTGGAGTCGCTGGGGTCGGCCCGAGCTTTGTGGAGGCTGTAG